TACAAATGCAGTCGAATTGCAACTCGAAGCCTTTAGAACCAGTATTTATGACAATTTAGGTATTGTTTACGGAAACGTAGAATTGATTTTTGAAGACGATACACATTTTAAATATTTTTTTGAGGTGGACCAAAACAACAAAAGAATAAAAGCGCAACCCACCGGAGATATTTATTTGGGGTTATTGAGTTTGCAAAACAATGTTTGCTCCGTATCGGCCATGGTCAAAAGAACCGTTCATGAGGCATTAAACGGGTATGATGAAAATTTGTGTTATGAAGATTTTGATTTTTGGATTAGAGCCTCCCGCGAGTTTACATTTGATTTTATAGATGAAGTCCTGATGAAAAAGCGGGAATTGCGAAACTCCTTAAGCGCACAACGTTTTAAAAGATTCAACTCAAAAACCCGAAAATACAATCGGTCCACGTACCAGATTGTGACCAAGACATTACAATTAATCACCACCAAAGCCGAAAATAAAGCAATATTGAAAATGGTTCATTTTGAAATGGAAATTGCCATCAGAACCCTGGATCCTATCTTATTATTAAAGTATATTGTCATTGAAGCCAAAATTCAGAAAGAACTCCTATTTTTTAGATTTTCATAAGAATTTTAATGTCCCGTACTAATCCTTTTCCTTTAAAACCAAGCGAAAGATATTTTCCTGAAAGAATTTTAAATGTAGTTTAAATCATATATATTTACTTTCTAAATATTAAAACAGAGTTCGTTTAGCGGTTTTAAATGGACTTATTTTGGTCAGATTTCACTAATGTAACCCCCAAATAAATGAAATATGAGAAATTACAACTACTATCTTTTTTTAATCAGTTTGTTACTAACTTCTACTATTACCAATGCCCAAACCATTAAAGATCCAGATGAATTTTTGATTCCAAAAGGAATAGACAGTTTACCCAAAATATTTCTTTTGGGCACTTTTCATTTTGAGTATCCTAACCTTGACGCCAATAAAGTTGATAAATCAAAACAGATTGATATTTTGTCCGAACAAAAGCAAAAAGAGCTACAAAAGCTATTGGATTATGTTGCTTTGTTTAAACCTACAAAAATTTGTATCGAAGCGCCTGAAAGATGGAAGGCAATGGATAAGTACCGAAAATATAAAAAAGGAGAAAAAGAATTAGGGAGAGACGAAATACAGCAAATTGCCTTTAGACTATTAGACCGATTTAAACTAGACACTCTTTATGCTGTTGATGCAAGTACCATTGCGGATGACTTAACAGAAACGAAAGATTCTCTCGTTATCAGGCCCTACATTGACGAAATATTTAAAGATTACACCTTCAAAGCCAATCCTAATTATAAAAAATGGGTGGAGTACGAAACAGAGATGAACACTAAAATTGCACTGTTTGACTATTTTAAGTACTTTAATTCACAAAAGCGATTTTTAAGGGATTACGGATACTATTTATTAGGGGATTTCAAAAACGGAAAATACAACGGAGCAGACGCATTAGCGACCTATTGGTATGATCGAAATTTGAGAATCTTCAGAAACATTCAACGGTTGACCACTTCACCAAAAGATAGAATTTTAGTCTTATTTGGTGCGGGACACATATCTGTTTTAGACCAGCTCTTAAAATGCTCCCCAGAATATGATTATATAAAATTTGATGCGCTAAAAAATAAAAAAATCAACTAACAAAATGGCTTCGTTAGCTTCTGAAATAAACGAAATCAAAACCACAATTATTAAAAATACAGCTTCTTTTATGGAACATAAAACCAAATCAATCCGTCCGTTTATTGGATCTAAAAACTTTACTATTTCCCGAAATTTCTACCATGACTTAGGTTTTGAAGAAGTGATTTTAGGACCTAATTTTTCTTATTTTAAAACCGATGCCATTGGGTTTTATTTGCAAGACGCTTATGTCAAAGACTGGATTGATAATACAATGCTTTTTTTAGAAGTCGAAGACGTTAATCGGTATTGGGAGGAACTGATTGCTCTGGGATTATCCGATAAATATGAAACTATAAAATTAGTTCCCGTTCGAGAAATGGACTGGGGAAAAGAATGTTTCATTCATGATCCTTCAGGGATTTTGTGGCACATTGGAGAGTTTTACAAATAGCGATTTGTACTTTTCCTTTGGATAAAAAATAAAAAAATCTTCAAAATAACGTCTTGAATTGCAAACACAATTAAAAGTTATCTTGAAGATTTTTTTTTTACCCGGATTAGGATTCCGTTCTTTTTATAAGAAATTCACCAATCCAAAACCTACTATAATGGCCGTCCAAACGGCTATAAGTCCCGGAATCATAAAACTATGGTTCAAAATCCAGGAACCGGCTTTTGTAGTTCCGGAGCGGTCAAAATTAATCGCTGCCAAATCACTTGGATAAAAACAAAAGAAGAAATACGCATAAGAAGCCGGAGTCCCATCACCATAAGGGAGATGTAGAGGACTTTTTTGAAATTAATATTCATTGTTTTCATTTTTAAAATCGGATTTGATATTGCAGCAGGATTTGGTTGTAATCGTATTGAGTACTATTAGCAACATTGGTATTGTAATCAACGAACAGCCCCACTAAAGAAAGTTTTCCGGCATAGTCTTCGCCCAAAATATAACTGGCCATTGGTGTATACATTCTTAGCGGATTTCCATCTTTAACTAAATTTTCAAGGTATTCGTAACGGAAAGAAAACTCTAAACCGGTTCTTTTTTGGGTATCAATTATTTTTCTAATCATTGGAATTACATAAACCCCTTGCATTTCGTAATTGTTAAGATCCTTGCTAATCAATTTTGAAGCCGAATAAGCCGTCAAATTTGAACCGCGTTTGTATTCTGTATCTATGGCGAAATACCAATTAGGACTTAATTTTTTTTCAAATTGTATGTCTGCACCATAGGCCGAAGAGGACTGCCCATCAAAACGGGAAAACCCGGCATTGGTACCTAAATTCAAATGTTTAGTAAGTTTGTATTCCAGTCTAAACATGTGATTTTTGGCGTTATTATTATCACCCAGTTGGTTTTTTCCGTTTCCGTTTACAAAACTGTAATAGTATTTTAATGGTATTTTTTTATCGGATAACGAACCAAAAACCGCCGCTCCTATCTGAAAACTTTGCCAACCGTTATTTCCAAAAAGTGTGTATTGATTAGACCAGTTAAATGATTTCAGAATATCGGCTGGATACAAATCTTCTAAACCAAAATATGGGCGAAATTGTCCCACTTGAACGGTAAAATAAGAATTGAATTTGTATTTTAAATTAGCCAATTCTAAAACACGGGTTTGAGGATTATTTTTAAAATCAGCCAGATTCACCAGAATTTGCGCAGTCATTTTACTAATATCAAATTTAGCTTGTAAACGGGCATATCTTAAATAAAAACCATTGCTGGAACCACTTGCGTCAGTTGTATGATTCCCGTTGATGTCCACATTTGAAGACAGGGTGTTCGCATAATCTCCAACCAATAACATGGCGTAGGATACTTTTTTGTTCAGAAAATCGACTTTCTTGTCTTCTTGTCTAGGTGCTTCTTTTTGAGGGACGAGGGGAATTGGATTCTCTGCTTTTTTTAGGGAATCTACAACCGCACTCTGGCTGTAGCAAAGAGAAGTAAAGAGTGCCATAGGAATAAGCAGGCTCTTCTTGATTACATAAAACATACTATTAGTGTTTGATTAAAACGATTAATAGCAATGAAAACATTTTTTAAATTGTATAGCTAAAGAAAGACAGGGGCATATGAATTAAAAAAATGACAGCCATTTCTATAAAGGTTTCA
This region of Flavobacterium lacustre genomic DNA includes:
- a CDS encoding glycosyltransferase family 2 protein; protein product: MNYNPLVSIICLCYNHEKFVPLALQSVIDQTYPNIELIIVDDCSNDGSSTAIKEWLRQHPEIVFIENTTNKGNTKSFNAAFAVSKGDYIIDLAADDILNTNAVELQLEAFRTSIYDNLGIVYGNVELIFEDDTHFKYFFEVDQNNKRIKAQPTGDIYLGLLSLQNNVCSVSAMVKRTVHEALNGYDENLCYEDFDFWIRASREFTFDFIDEVLMKKRELRNSLSAQRFKRFNSKTRKYNRSTYQIVTKTLQLITTKAENKAILKMVHFEMEIAIRTLDPILLLKYIVIEAKIQKELLFFRFS
- a CDS encoding DUF5694 domain-containing protein, encoding MRNYNYYLFLISLLLTSTITNAQTIKDPDEFLIPKGIDSLPKIFLLGTFHFEYPNLDANKVDKSKQIDILSEQKQKELQKLLDYVALFKPTKICIEAPERWKAMDKYRKYKKGEKELGRDEIQQIAFRLLDRFKLDTLYAVDASTIADDLTETKDSLVIRPYIDEIFKDYTFKANPNYKKWVEYETEMNTKIALFDYFKYFNSQKRFLRDYGYYLLGDFKNGKYNGADALATYWYDRNLRIFRNIQRLTTSPKDRILVLFGAGHISVLDQLLKCSPEYDYIKFDALKNKKIN
- a CDS encoding glyoxalase encodes the protein MASLASEINEIKTTIIKNTASFMEHKTKSIRPFIGSKNFTISRNFYHDLGFEEVILGPNFSYFKTDAIGFYLQDAYVKDWIDNTMLFLEVEDVNRYWEELIALGLSDKYETIKLVPVREMDWGKECFIHDPSGILWHIGEFYK
- a CDS encoding porin — encoded protein: MFYVIKKSLLIPMALFTSLCYSQSAVVDSLKKAENPIPLVPQKEAPRQEDKKVDFLNKKVSYAMLLVGDYANTLSSNVDINGNHTTDASGSSNGFYLRYARLQAKFDISKMTAQILVNLADFKNNPQTRVLELANLKYKFNSYFTVQVGQFRPYFGLEDLYPADILKSFNWSNQYTLFGNNGWQSFQIGAAVFGSLSDKKIPLKYYYSFVNGNGKNQLGDNNNAKNHMFRLEYKLTKHLNLGTNAGFSRFDGQSSSAYGADIQFEKKLSPNWYFAIDTEYKRGSNLTAYSASKLISKDLNNYEMQGVYVIPMIRKIIDTQKRTGLEFSFRYEYLENLVKDGNPLRMYTPMASYILGEDYAGKLSLVGLFVDYNTNVANSTQYDYNQILLQYQIRF